From Salarias fasciatus chromosome 5, fSalaFa1.1, whole genome shotgun sequence, a single genomic window includes:
- the ncoa5 gene encoding nuclear receptor coactivator 5 isoform X1 → MSRRRSRSSSPGRFSRTCSSNDPRDLERRIFVGNLPTSDMQSKDLEDMFTPYGKVLGVSLFRGFGFVQFERIEEAEAAKAAQKGRIYKGYKIDVNMAVERRQPKPQSQQSPPRRPPYSGYGDKDPRPRSRSPVYGRDGRDGREPRDSRDGRDSLREPRPGGHSRDHDYRYRSSEGRDKDPREPAYRGEYDRYYRSSSGADDHYRRKDESFRDPYGDPWNGRREPDGDRARPEERRRNELYRQYYEELQRRHDTDRPVDCSVIVVNKAQNREYAETVGRKVRDLGMVVDLIFLNTEVSLTQALEDVGRARTPFAIIITQQHQVHRSCTVNILFGTPQEHRNMPMQDAMMLVAHNYDAYKVENREKEREEIARKAAKMADDVLLREPDRESHPVSVLTAVTLLSENRFLTPEELDGLIAYLKDKRARLARSAGDSLSAPVHVGAPAAIRHDVAPSAAGLPTSLSSHTVSQSSHLGLAAGSSASVNPSHQQELQAKILSLFNNGAGSLAGAGGAAPAATPPLSYSALGAATAPNPARPAMTGPPAAAAQGYGSPPGRLPAQPAVQRAAPPSSGINFDNPSVQKALDTLIQSGPSLNHLVNAAAPPQQQAQQQPQQQQQPPPPRPAAPPMAMYPRHY, encoded by the exons ATGTCTCGCAGAAGAAGCCGCAGCTCATCGCCGGGCCGTTTCTCCCGCACCTGCAGCAGCAATGATCCCCGAGATTTGGAGAGAAGGATTTTCGTTGGAAATTTGCCAACATCCGACATGCAGTCCAAGGATTTGGAAGACATGTTCACCCCGTACGGGAAGGTTCTCG GCGTGTCCCTGTTTCGTGGGTTTGGATTTGTACAATTTGAACGTATTGAGGAAGCCGAAGCTGCAAAGGCGGCCCAAAAGGGCCGAATTTATAAAGGTTATAAAATAG ATGTAAATATGGCAGTGGAGCGACGGCAACCTAAACCTCAATCCCAGCAGAGCCCTCCACGCAG GCCCCCGTACAGCGGCTACGGGGACAAAGACCCTCGGCCGCGGTCCCGCTCCCCGGTCTACGGACGCGACGGTCGTGACGGACGCGAACCCCGTGACAGCCGTGATGGGAGGGACTCGCTCAGGGAGCCGCGGCCCGGCGGCCACTCCCGCGACCACGACTACCGCTACCGCAGCAGCGAGGGCAGAGATAAAGACCCCCGAGAGCCCGCCTACAG AGGGGAATACGACCGGTACtaccgcagcagcagcggcgcggACGACCACTACCGCAGGAAGGACGAGTCCTTCAGAGATCCTTACGGAGACCCTTGGAACGGACGCCGGGAGCCAGACG GCGATCGCGCTCGCCCCGAAGAGCGTCGCCGTAATGAGCTTTATCGTCAGTATTACGAGGAACTCCAGCGACGCCACGACACCGACCGTCCCGTCGACTGCTCCGTGATCGTCGTCAACAAGGCACAAAA TAGGGAGTATGCCGAGACGGTCGGGCGGAAGGTCCGCGATTTGGGAATGGTGGTGGATCTGATCTTCCTCAACACGGAGGTGTCTCTGACCCAGGCGCTGGAGGACGTGGGCCGAGCTCGCACGCCCTTCGCCATCATCATcacccagcagcaccaggtGCACCGGTCCTGCACCGTCAACATCCTGTTCGGCACGCCTCAAG AGCATCGAAACATGCCGATGCAGGACGCCATGATGCTGGTGGCGCACAACTACGACGCCTACAAAGTGGAAAACCGCGAGAAAGAGCGGGAGGAAATCGCCAGGAAAGCGGCCAAGATGGCCGACGACGTGTTGCTGAGGGAGCCCGACAGAGAGAGCCACCCGGTGTCGGTGCTCACCGCCGTCACGCTGCTGTCTGAAAACAG ATTCCTGACTCCAGAGGAGCTCGACGGTCTCATCGCGTACCTGAAGGACAAACGAGCTCGACTGGCTCGAAGCGCGGGGGATTCCCTCTCAG CGCCGGTTCACGTGGGAGCGCCCGCCGCCATCCGTCACGACGTGGCGCCCTCAGCAGCAGGACTCCCCACGTCCTTGTCCTCTCACACGGTGTCGCAGTCCAGTCACCTGGGCCTGGCCGCCGGTTCCAGCGCCTCGGTGAACCCCAGCcatcagcaggagctgcaggccaaAATCCTCAGTTTGTTCAACAACGGCGCCGGCTCGCTGGCGGGCGCCGGAGGAGCGGCacccgccgccacgccgcctctctcctacagcgccCTGGGTGCGGCGACCGCCCCGAACCCGGCCCGCCCGGCCATGACCGGCCCCCCCGCGGCCGCGGCTCAGGGTTACGGCTCGCCGCCGGGCCGCCTGCCGGCCCAGCCGGCCGTGCAGCGGGCCGCGCCGCCGTCCTCCGGCATCAACTTCGACAACCCCAGCGTGCAGAAAGCTCTGGACACACTCATTCAGAGCGGACCGTCCCTCAACCACCTGGTGaacgccgccgcgccgccgcagcagcaggcacagcagcagccacagcaacagcagcagccgccgccccCGAGGCCGGCGGCCCCCCCCATGGCCATGTACCCCCGACACTACTGA
- the ncoa5 gene encoding nuclear receptor coactivator 5 isoform X2 gives MSRRRSRSSSPGRFSRTCSSNDPRDLERRIFVGNLPTSDMQSKDLEDMFTPYGKVLGVSLFRGFGFVQFERIEEAEAAKAAQKGRIYKGYKIDVNMAVERRQPKPQSQQSPPRRPPYSGYGDKDPRPRSRSPVYGRDGRDGREPRDSRDGRDSLREPRPGGHSRDHDYRYRSSEGRDKDPREPAYRGEYDRYYRSSSGADDHYRRKDESFRDPYGDPWNGRREPDGDRARPEERRRNELYRQYYEELQRRHDTDRPVDCSVIVVNKAQKEYAETVGRKVRDLGMVVDLIFLNTEVSLTQALEDVGRARTPFAIIITQQHQVHRSCTVNILFGTPQEHRNMPMQDAMMLVAHNYDAYKVENREKEREEIARKAAKMADDVLLREPDRESHPVSVLTAVTLLSENRFLTPEELDGLIAYLKDKRARLARSAGDSLSAPVHVGAPAAIRHDVAPSAAGLPTSLSSHTVSQSSHLGLAAGSSASVNPSHQQELQAKILSLFNNGAGSLAGAGGAAPAATPPLSYSALGAATAPNPARPAMTGPPAAAAQGYGSPPGRLPAQPAVQRAAPPSSGINFDNPSVQKALDTLIQSGPSLNHLVNAAAPPQQQAQQQPQQQQQPPPPRPAAPPMAMYPRHY, from the exons ATGTCTCGCAGAAGAAGCCGCAGCTCATCGCCGGGCCGTTTCTCCCGCACCTGCAGCAGCAATGATCCCCGAGATTTGGAGAGAAGGATTTTCGTTGGAAATTTGCCAACATCCGACATGCAGTCCAAGGATTTGGAAGACATGTTCACCCCGTACGGGAAGGTTCTCG GCGTGTCCCTGTTTCGTGGGTTTGGATTTGTACAATTTGAACGTATTGAGGAAGCCGAAGCTGCAAAGGCGGCCCAAAAGGGCCGAATTTATAAAGGTTATAAAATAG ATGTAAATATGGCAGTGGAGCGACGGCAACCTAAACCTCAATCCCAGCAGAGCCCTCCACGCAG GCCCCCGTACAGCGGCTACGGGGACAAAGACCCTCGGCCGCGGTCCCGCTCCCCGGTCTACGGACGCGACGGTCGTGACGGACGCGAACCCCGTGACAGCCGTGATGGGAGGGACTCGCTCAGGGAGCCGCGGCCCGGCGGCCACTCCCGCGACCACGACTACCGCTACCGCAGCAGCGAGGGCAGAGATAAAGACCCCCGAGAGCCCGCCTACAG AGGGGAATACGACCGGTACtaccgcagcagcagcggcgcggACGACCACTACCGCAGGAAGGACGAGTCCTTCAGAGATCCTTACGGAGACCCTTGGAACGGACGCCGGGAGCCAGACG GCGATCGCGCTCGCCCCGAAGAGCGTCGCCGTAATGAGCTTTATCGTCAGTATTACGAGGAACTCCAGCGACGCCACGACACCGACCGTCCCGTCGACTGCTCCGTGATCGTCGTCAACAAGGCACAAAA GGAGTATGCCGAGACGGTCGGGCGGAAGGTCCGCGATTTGGGAATGGTGGTGGATCTGATCTTCCTCAACACGGAGGTGTCTCTGACCCAGGCGCTGGAGGACGTGGGCCGAGCTCGCACGCCCTTCGCCATCATCATcacccagcagcaccaggtGCACCGGTCCTGCACCGTCAACATCCTGTTCGGCACGCCTCAAG AGCATCGAAACATGCCGATGCAGGACGCCATGATGCTGGTGGCGCACAACTACGACGCCTACAAAGTGGAAAACCGCGAGAAAGAGCGGGAGGAAATCGCCAGGAAAGCGGCCAAGATGGCCGACGACGTGTTGCTGAGGGAGCCCGACAGAGAGAGCCACCCGGTGTCGGTGCTCACCGCCGTCACGCTGCTGTCTGAAAACAG ATTCCTGACTCCAGAGGAGCTCGACGGTCTCATCGCGTACCTGAAGGACAAACGAGCTCGACTGGCTCGAAGCGCGGGGGATTCCCTCTCAG CGCCGGTTCACGTGGGAGCGCCCGCCGCCATCCGTCACGACGTGGCGCCCTCAGCAGCAGGACTCCCCACGTCCTTGTCCTCTCACACGGTGTCGCAGTCCAGTCACCTGGGCCTGGCCGCCGGTTCCAGCGCCTCGGTGAACCCCAGCcatcagcaggagctgcaggccaaAATCCTCAGTTTGTTCAACAACGGCGCCGGCTCGCTGGCGGGCGCCGGAGGAGCGGCacccgccgccacgccgcctctctcctacagcgccCTGGGTGCGGCGACCGCCCCGAACCCGGCCCGCCCGGCCATGACCGGCCCCCCCGCGGCCGCGGCTCAGGGTTACGGCTCGCCGCCGGGCCGCCTGCCGGCCCAGCCGGCCGTGCAGCGGGCCGCGCCGCCGTCCTCCGGCATCAACTTCGACAACCCCAGCGTGCAGAAAGCTCTGGACACACTCATTCAGAGCGGACCGTCCCTCAACCACCTGGTGaacgccgccgcgccgccgcagcagcaggcacagcagcagccacagcaacagcagcagccgccgccccCGAGGCCGGCGGCCCCCCCCATGGCCATGTACCCCCGACACTACTGA
- the ncoa5 gene encoding nuclear receptor coactivator 5 isoform X3, with protein sequence MAVERRQPKPQSQQSPPRRPPYSGYGDKDPRPRSRSPVYGRDGRDGREPRDSRDGRDSLREPRPGGHSRDHDYRYRSSEGRDKDPREPAYRGEYDRYYRSSSGADDHYRRKDESFRDPYGDPWNGRREPDGDRARPEERRRNELYRQYYEELQRRHDTDRPVDCSVIVVNKAQNREYAETVGRKVRDLGMVVDLIFLNTEVSLTQALEDVGRARTPFAIIITQQHQVHRSCTVNILFGTPQEHRNMPMQDAMMLVAHNYDAYKVENREKEREEIARKAAKMADDVLLREPDRESHPVSVLTAVTLLSENRFLTPEELDGLIAYLKDKRARLARSAGDSLSAPVHVGAPAAIRHDVAPSAAGLPTSLSSHTVSQSSHLGLAAGSSASVNPSHQQELQAKILSLFNNGAGSLAGAGGAAPAATPPLSYSALGAATAPNPARPAMTGPPAAAAQGYGSPPGRLPAQPAVQRAAPPSSGINFDNPSVQKALDTLIQSGPSLNHLVNAAAPPQQQAQQQPQQQQQPPPPRPAAPPMAMYPRHY encoded by the exons ATGGCAGTGGAGCGACGGCAACCTAAACCTCAATCCCAGCAGAGCCCTCCACGCAG GCCCCCGTACAGCGGCTACGGGGACAAAGACCCTCGGCCGCGGTCCCGCTCCCCGGTCTACGGACGCGACGGTCGTGACGGACGCGAACCCCGTGACAGCCGTGATGGGAGGGACTCGCTCAGGGAGCCGCGGCCCGGCGGCCACTCCCGCGACCACGACTACCGCTACCGCAGCAGCGAGGGCAGAGATAAAGACCCCCGAGAGCCCGCCTACAG AGGGGAATACGACCGGTACtaccgcagcagcagcggcgcggACGACCACTACCGCAGGAAGGACGAGTCCTTCAGAGATCCTTACGGAGACCCTTGGAACGGACGCCGGGAGCCAGACG GCGATCGCGCTCGCCCCGAAGAGCGTCGCCGTAATGAGCTTTATCGTCAGTATTACGAGGAACTCCAGCGACGCCACGACACCGACCGTCCCGTCGACTGCTCCGTGATCGTCGTCAACAAGGCACAAAA TAGGGAGTATGCCGAGACGGTCGGGCGGAAGGTCCGCGATTTGGGAATGGTGGTGGATCTGATCTTCCTCAACACGGAGGTGTCTCTGACCCAGGCGCTGGAGGACGTGGGCCGAGCTCGCACGCCCTTCGCCATCATCATcacccagcagcaccaggtGCACCGGTCCTGCACCGTCAACATCCTGTTCGGCACGCCTCAAG AGCATCGAAACATGCCGATGCAGGACGCCATGATGCTGGTGGCGCACAACTACGACGCCTACAAAGTGGAAAACCGCGAGAAAGAGCGGGAGGAAATCGCCAGGAAAGCGGCCAAGATGGCCGACGACGTGTTGCTGAGGGAGCCCGACAGAGAGAGCCACCCGGTGTCGGTGCTCACCGCCGTCACGCTGCTGTCTGAAAACAG ATTCCTGACTCCAGAGGAGCTCGACGGTCTCATCGCGTACCTGAAGGACAAACGAGCTCGACTGGCTCGAAGCGCGGGGGATTCCCTCTCAG CGCCGGTTCACGTGGGAGCGCCCGCCGCCATCCGTCACGACGTGGCGCCCTCAGCAGCAGGACTCCCCACGTCCTTGTCCTCTCACACGGTGTCGCAGTCCAGTCACCTGGGCCTGGCCGCCGGTTCCAGCGCCTCGGTGAACCCCAGCcatcagcaggagctgcaggccaaAATCCTCAGTTTGTTCAACAACGGCGCCGGCTCGCTGGCGGGCGCCGGAGGAGCGGCacccgccgccacgccgcctctctcctacagcgccCTGGGTGCGGCGACCGCCCCGAACCCGGCCCGCCCGGCCATGACCGGCCCCCCCGCGGCCGCGGCTCAGGGTTACGGCTCGCCGCCGGGCCGCCTGCCGGCCCAGCCGGCCGTGCAGCGGGCCGCGCCGCCGTCCTCCGGCATCAACTTCGACAACCCCAGCGTGCAGAAAGCTCTGGACACACTCATTCAGAGCGGACCGTCCCTCAACCACCTGGTGaacgccgccgcgccgccgcagcagcaggcacagcagcagccacagcaacagcagcagccgccgccccCGAGGCCGGCGGCCCCCCCCATGGCCATGTACCCCCGACACTACTGA